From Numenius arquata chromosome 4, bNumArq3.hap1.1, whole genome shotgun sequence, a single genomic window includes:
- the PSMG2 gene encoding proteasome assembly chaperone 2: MFVPCERGGGSASSDFKGFTLLMPAVSVGNVGQLAIDLVISTLGMTKVGYFYTDCLVPMVGNNPYATAEENSMELSINAEVYSLLSKKLVVLQIRSPFIKNKYRPFCQTLLSWVKSSKCARVILLSSSHAYQRDDEQLLGTPLRYLLTPDLEKAVGGLMQELNWKEMEKVAAYPGINDTEKVLHIPGGGITKLLFTESCSEGIQMAVLLKFCSEGDNIPDAFALVNYLNEWLQLIKSESNNSTDTSSQWKIPSSWRLLFGSGLPPALF, encoded by the exons ATGTTTGTTCCTTGCGAGCGCGGCGGGGGCTCCGCCAGCTCCGATTTTAAAGGCTTCACCCTGCTGATG CCAGCAGTGTCGGTAGGAAATGTTGGTCAACTGGCAATAGATCTAGTGATTTCCACGCTTGGCATGACTAAAGTTGGTTACTTCTACACTGATTGCCTGGTGCCAATGGTTGGAAATAATCCATATGCAACAGCAGAGGAAAACTCAATGGAGCTGAGTATAAATGCTGAAG TGTATTCATTACTTTCAAAGAAACTTGTAGTTCTGCAGATCAGATCACCTTTTATAAAG AACAAGTACAGGCCGTTCTGTCAAACACTCCTTTCTTGGGTGAAAAGCAGCAAATGTGCCAGAGTCATTCTTCTGTCTAGCAGCCATGCATACCAGCGTGATGACGAGCAGCTTCTTGG GACACCACTACGCTACCTACTTACACCTGATCTTGAGAAAGCAGTTGGAGGCCTTATGCAGGAGCTAAactggaaagaaatggaaaaagtagCAGCTTACCCTGGAATAAATGATACAGAAAAAGTTCTACATATTCCTGGAGGTGGCATCACAAAACTATTGTTTACTGAGAG TTGTTCAGAAGGAATCCAAATGGCCGTTCTTCTGAAATTCTGCTCAGAAGGGGACAACATCCCTGATGCGTTTGCTCTTGTTAACTACCTTAATGAATGGCTCCAGCTAATTAAAAGTGAA AGCAACAATTCCACAGATACTTCTTCACAGTGGAAAATACCAAGTTCTTGGCGCTTACTTTTTGGCAGTGGTCTTCCACCTGCACTCTTCTGA